A window from Kovacikia minuta CCNUW1 encodes these proteins:
- a CDS encoding inorganic diphosphatase yields MDLSRIPAQPKPGLINVLIEIPAGSKNKYEFDKDLNAFALDRVLYSSVQYPYDYGFVPNTLADDGDPLDGMVLIDQPTFPGCVIAARPIGMLEMIDGGDRDEKILCVPAKDPRYAQVKSLSDIASHRLDEIAEFFKTYKNLEKKVTEILGWKDTEHVLPLVEQCIKAGSAKA; encoded by the coding sequence GTGGATCTTTCCCGTATTCCTGCCCAACCCAAGCCCGGTTTGATTAATGTCCTGATTGAGATTCCCGCCGGGAGTAAGAATAAATATGAGTTCGATAAAGATCTGAACGCTTTTGCCCTCGATCGCGTGCTCTATTCCTCGGTTCAGTATCCCTATGACTACGGATTTGTGCCCAACACCCTGGCAGATGATGGTGATCCACTGGATGGGATGGTACTGATTGATCAGCCCACCTTCCCAGGCTGTGTCATTGCAGCACGCCCAATTGGAATGCTGGAGATGATTGATGGCGGAGATCGCGACGAAAAGATTCTTTGCGTTCCCGCCAAAGACCCCCGTTACGCCCAGGTTAAGTCCCTTTCTGATATTGCCTCCCATCGTTTAGATGAAATTGCCGAGTTCTTCAAGACTTACAAAAATCTCGAAAAGAAAGTAACTGAAATTCTCGGTTGGAAAGATACTGAGCACGTTTTGCCGCTGGTTGAGCAATGCATTAAAGCAGGGAGTGCTAAAGCTTGA
- a CDS encoding tetratricopeptide repeat protein, with protein sequence MNYNLDSAAWYSHGNNLYSLGHYEGAIAGYDKVLAVQSDLYEVWSYRGYALEQLGRYQESLASFDQALKIHPEFVLAWHGKGVSLAKLGRYEEALASFDRTLKLNPSDLKARYNQGRALTQLERYEEAVICFNRVIEAAPDHYKAWYSRSRALVNLGDLQEAIVSLDQTLKINPNCYYAWNYRGTILIKLKRYEEAIASFDYSLKCKPNNPDAWYSKARCYALWGEVDLALNYLQRAIKLKPTLYRALAKIDSHFSQILPNPQLQTLLQRRG encoded by the coding sequence ATGAATTACAACTTGGACTCTGCCGCCTGGTATAGTCATGGAAACAATCTGTATAGTTTGGGACATTATGAAGGGGCGATCGCAGGCTATGACAAAGTGCTAGCAGTGCAATCCGATCTTTATGAGGTATGGAGCTACCGTGGCTATGCCCTCGAACAACTGGGGCGCTATCAGGAATCTCTCGCCAGCTTCGATCAAGCTTTGAAAATCCATCCTGAATTTGTCCTCGCCTGGCATGGGAAGGGAGTTTCCCTGGCAAAATTAGGACGCTATGAAGAAGCACTTGCCAGTTTTGATCGAACGCTAAAACTAAACCCGTCTGACCTCAAAGCCCGCTACAATCAGGGGCGCGCGCTCACCCAGTTAGAACGTTACGAAGAAGCTGTAATATGTTTCAACCGGGTGATTGAAGCCGCCCCCGACCACTACAAAGCCTGGTATAGCCGCAGCAGAGCATTGGTAAATTTAGGTGACCTACAAGAAGCCATTGTTAGCCTCGACCAAACATTAAAGATTAACCCCAACTGCTACTATGCCTGGAACTACAGAGGAACGATTTTGATCAAACTGAAACGCTACGAGGAGGCGATCGCCAGCTTCGATTACTCCCTCAAGTGCAAACCCAACAACCCCGATGCCTGGTACAGCAAAGCCCGCTGCTACGCTCTCTGGGGCGAAGTTGACCTCGCACTCAACTACCTCCAACGTGCGATCAAACTCAAACCAACCTTATACCGCGCTTTGGCAAAAATTGATTCCCATTTCAGTCAAATTCTACCCAACCCGCAGCTTCAAACCCTGCTACAACGACGAGGGTGA
- a CDS encoding tetratricopeptide repeat protein — translation MSHAQDMEVTFFFQKGLYLNKQKDYAAAIHSYDRALQIQSDYPDAWYNRGNALYHSGRYEEAIASYDEALSYEPGFPEAWNNRGSALDDLCRYEEAVASYDQAIKFRPNYYWAWYNRGISLRNLERYDEAVISYDRAIEFKPDYYWAWYNRALALRKLSQLNKVIASYDKALEFNPYFEEAWTNRGNTLYRLGQLEDAITSYDKALELQPNNPNTLYNKACCYALQGDFDRAFENLQRAVELGPDEYREIAKTNSDFDALRQDKRFLALIDEQKVMK, via the coding sequence ATGAGCCACGCTCAAGATATGGAAGTTACCTTCTTCTTTCAAAAAGGGCTTTATCTGAATAAGCAAAAGGATTACGCCGCCGCTATCCATAGCTACGATCGCGCCCTACAAATTCAGTCAGACTACCCCGATGCCTGGTATAACCGGGGAAATGCACTGTATCATTCGGGGCGCTACGAGGAGGCGATCGCCAGCTACGACGAGGCATTATCCTATGAGCCAGGCTTTCCAGAAGCCTGGAATAATCGAGGCAGTGCATTAGATGATCTCTGCCGCTATGAAGAAGCCGTTGCCAGCTACGATCAGGCGATTAAGTTTAGACCTAACTACTACTGGGCGTGGTATAACCGGGGCATTTCGTTGCGCAACCTGGAACGTTACGACGAAGCCGTGATCAGCTACGATCGGGCAATTGAGTTCAAGCCGGACTACTACTGGGCATGGTATAACCGGGCACTGGCGTTGCGAAAGCTGAGCCAACTCAATAAAGTCATCGCCAGCTACGATAAAGCGTTGGAGTTTAACCCCTACTTCGAGGAAGCCTGGACGAACCGGGGAAACACCCTGTATCGATTGGGGCAATTAGAAGACGCCATTACAAGCTATGACAAAGCGCTAGAACTCCAACCCAACAATCCCAACACGCTCTATAACAAAGCGTGCTGTTATGCTCTCCAGGGAGATTTTGACCGCGCCTTTGAGAACTTGCAACGAGCCGTTGAATTAGGTCCAGACGAGTATCGAGAGATTGCCAAAACCAACTCAGACTTTGACGCGCTCCGCCAGGACAAACGGTTCTTAGCCCTGATTGATGAGCAAAAGGTGATGAAGTAA
- a CDS encoding tetratricopeptide repeat protein: MPQLLDSDDDFFQQQGWQLSQAGAFEDAIINFDRSLQLRPDSYRSWYYRGVALFELGRYEDALTNLNHAIDLKPDYPEVWNSRGMTLFNLGSYDAAIASYDRAVQLNPDFHQAWYNRGNALEKAGYYEEALSSYDKTVELDPEYSKCWYNRGIMLSKLGRHEAAIASYDKAIQFRPHYSNAWYNRASVLSQLHRYQEALLSYDRILDVKPDWYGAWYNRGNVLHKLGRQEEAIHCYDKALQLNSTLYEAWYNRGNALVTLGHYDEAIASYQQALELKPNLREAWYNWGCALHKSGRYEEALTSYNRAIELNPSFAKAWYSRGTALRKLGRYEEAIESYDKAVQFIPDLYEAWYRRGLALGHMGQNEAAIASYDRALQVNPNYYPAWYSRGAALTHLGDYESAVASYDKALAIKPNFPDALSRRNLALERFEGKHEIAEERDELDPLPNYFSPNMEPFNSRAET, from the coding sequence ATGCCTCAGCTTTTAGATTCAGACGATGATTTCTTTCAACAGCAAGGATGGCAACTCAGTCAAGCAGGAGCCTTTGAAGATGCCATTATTAATTTTGACCGATCGCTACAACTCCGTCCTGACAGTTACCGTTCCTGGTATTACCGGGGCGTTGCCCTGTTTGAGCTTGGTCGCTATGAAGATGCATTGACCAACTTGAACCATGCCATTGACCTGAAACCAGACTACCCGGAGGTATGGAATAGCCGGGGCATGACATTGTTTAATCTGGGCAGCTATGACGCAGCAATCGCCAGTTACGATCGGGCAGTACAACTGAACCCAGATTTCCATCAAGCCTGGTATAACCGGGGCAACGCCCTGGAAAAAGCGGGTTACTACGAAGAAGCGCTTAGCAGCTATGACAAGACCGTAGAATTAGACCCGGAGTACTCAAAATGCTGGTATAACCGGGGCATTATGTTGTCCAAATTGGGGCGTCACGAAGCCGCAATCGCCAGTTACGACAAAGCCATCCAGTTTAGACCCCATTACTCAAATGCCTGGTACAACCGTGCGAGTGTCCTCAGCCAGCTTCATCGCTACCAGGAAGCCCTGCTCAGCTACGACCGAATTCTCGATGTTAAACCAGACTGGTATGGAGCCTGGTATAACCGGGGGAACGTGTTACATAAACTAGGGCGTCAGGAAGAAGCCATTCATTGCTACGACAAAGCCTTGCAACTGAACTCCACCCTTTACGAAGCCTGGTATAACCGGGGCAATGCCCTCGTAACCCTGGGACACTACGATGAGGCGATCGCCAGCTATCAGCAAGCGTTAGAGTTGAAACCCAACCTGCGGGAAGCCTGGTATAACTGGGGCTGCGCCTTACATAAATCTGGTCGTTATGAAGAAGCCTTGACCAGCTATAACCGGGCAATTGAATTAAACCCTAGTTTTGCTAAAGCCTGGTATAGCCGAGGAACTGCCCTCCGTAAGCTAGGGCGTTACGAAGAAGCCATTGAAAGCTACGACAAAGCTGTCCAGTTTATTCCAGACCTCTACGAAGCCTGGTACCGTCGGGGGTTAGCCCTGGGTCACATGGGGCAGAACGAAGCCGCGATCGCCAGCTACGATCGCGCCTTGCAAGTCAACCCTAACTACTACCCAGCATGGTATAGCCGGGGGGCAGCCCTGACTCACCTGGGAGATTACGAATCAGCCGTTGCCAGCTACGATAAAGCCCTGGCGATTAAGCCCAACTTTCCGGACGCCCTCAGCCGTCGCAACCTTGCCCTAGAACGGTTCGAAGGCAAACACGAAATTGCCGAAGAACGGGACGAACTAGACCCCCTCCCTAATTACTTCTCTCCAAATATGGAACCCTTCAACTCCAGGGCTGAAACTTAA
- a CDS encoding tetratricopeptide repeat protein encodes MSQSEDSGIFYSQGHVLRELGHYEGAVARYDKVLAFSPDDYKAWSCRGYALESSGQYEEAIKSFDRSLAIYPKYALALQGKGIALAKLTRYEEALSSFNQALKLQPDDYRAWQNHGKALISLCRYKEAISSFDRVLELKSDSYKAWYNRAVALTCLHRLQDALTSLDNALLIKPGCHYAWNYRGMVLAKLNRFEEAFTSFDKSLKAKSRNANAWYGRACCYALQGNAERAIENLKQAIHFSPYLCRVMANTDANFNRIRHDPRFQSLLNESSL; translated from the coding sequence ATGAGCCAGAGCGAAGATTCGGGGATTTTTTATAGTCAGGGGCACGTCCTGAGAGAACTGGGGCATTACGAAGGCGCAGTTGCCCGTTATGACAAAGTGCTGGCGTTTAGCCCTGATGATTACAAAGCCTGGAGTTGTCGTGGTTATGCCCTAGAAAGTTCCGGGCAGTATGAGGAAGCCATCAAGAGCTTCGATCGCTCCCTCGCCATTTATCCCAAATATGCCCTGGCCCTTCAGGGTAAAGGGATTGCCCTGGCAAAGTTGACCCGTTATGAAGAAGCACTGAGTAGTTTCAACCAGGCGTTGAAGCTCCAACCCGATGATTATCGGGCCTGGCAGAATCATGGCAAAGCATTGATTAGCCTCTGCCGCTATAAAGAGGCAATTTCCAGTTTTGATCGGGTGTTGGAGCTAAAGTCTGACAGCTACAAAGCCTGGTATAACCGAGCTGTAGCATTAACCTGCCTGCATCGCCTCCAGGACGCTCTAACCAGTCTCGACAATGCACTGTTGATCAAGCCTGGCTGTCATTATGCCTGGAACTACCGGGGCATGGTGTTGGCGAAGCTGAATCGATTTGAGGAAGCATTTACCAGTTTTGACAAATCCCTGAAGGCAAAGTCCAGGAATGCAAATGCCTGGTACGGCAGGGCTTGTTGCTATGCGCTGCAAGGAAACGCCGAGCGGGCGATCGAAAATCTGAAGCAGGCAATTCATTTCAGCCCTTACCTTTGCCGGGTAATGGCAAATACAGACGCAAACTTCAACCGGATTCGCCACGACCCGCGCTTTCAATCCCTTCTGAATGAAAGCTCATTGTGA
- a CDS encoding ABC transporter permease: MLVSVVERTREIGVRKAIGATNTTVLSQFLTEAVLVSIVGGAVGIGFGVGLAYVAATAFKFPFVISIGSIVVGFGLSFVIGLLAGVIPARNAAKLDPIAALRSE, from the coding sequence ATGCTCGTTTCGGTGGTTGAACGCACCCGCGAAATTGGTGTTCGCAAGGCGATCGGTGCAACCAACACGACTGTTCTGAGCCAGTTTCTGACGGAAGCGGTTTTAGTTTCGATCGTGGGGGGTGCCGTCGGAATCGGCTTTGGGGTTGGGCTTGCCTACGTCGCAGCGACCGCCTTCAAGTTCCCCTTTGTTATCTCAATTGGGTCGATCGTCGTTGGATTCGGGCTTTCTTTCGTCATTGGGCTGTTAGCTGGCGTCATCCCAGCCCGTAACGCCGCCAAACTTGACCCAATTGCCGCGCTTAGGAGTGAGTAG
- a CDS encoding ABC transporter ATP-binding protein produces MATMIWMENITKTYRLGDIDVPVLKGIDLAIEEGEYVAIMGVSGSGKSTLMNIIGCLDRPTGGHYVLEGRNLTTLNNDELAFIRNQRIGFVFQQFNLLPRSTALDNVMLPMVYANVPKHQRRKRAAETLTRVGLAERLSNRPNQLSGGQQQRVAIARALVNRPALVLADEPTGALDSQTSQEVMNLLTDLNQQGITIVIVTHEPDIAAQTHRTIHVKDGLIVA; encoded by the coding sequence ATGGCAACCATGATCTGGATGGAAAACATCACGAAGACCTATCGGCTGGGTGATATTGATGTCCCTGTGTTGAAGGGAATTGACCTGGCGATCGAGGAAGGAGAGTACGTCGCTATTATGGGAGTCTCTGGCTCCGGTAAGTCTACGTTGATGAACATTATTGGTTGTCTAGATCGTCCCACCGGTGGTCATTACGTCCTGGAGGGCAGAAACCTGACGACACTGAACAACGATGAACTGGCATTTATTCGCAATCAACGAATCGGCTTTGTGTTTCAGCAGTTCAATCTGTTACCTCGTTCGACTGCGCTAGACAATGTGATGCTGCCAATGGTGTATGCCAATGTGCCAAAACACCAACGGCGCAAGCGAGCCGCTGAGACGCTGACAAGAGTTGGTTTAGCAGAACGGCTTTCTAACCGTCCCAATCAGCTTTCGGGAGGGCAACAGCAGCGGGTTGCGATCGCCCGTGCCCTGGTGAACCGTCCTGCCCTGGTGTTGGCAGACGAACCAACGGGCGCACTGGATAGTCAGACCTCGCAAGAAGTAATGAACCTCCTCACTGACTTGAATCAACAGGGCATCACGATCGTAATTGTCACCCATGAACCGGATATTGCAGCTCAAACCCACCGCACGATTCACGTCAAAGATGGGCTAATTGTGGCGTAG
- a CDS encoding efflux RND transporter periplasmic adaptor subunit: protein MKYLMKSGIPKWSAGILILALVLGGGYVAYNQITTAQRRELRRQVQTATVERENLPVTVSANGTVQPAQLINVSPKNSGILKELLVKEGDRVQKGQILAYMDESDLRGQETQANGQVANAKANLDKAITGNRSQDIGQAAAQLANDRAALQSAEETFRQNQQLFNEGALAQRDLTTSRAARDQAAAQVAKSQQALDLQRVGSRPEDIAIARAQLVSAQGQLQTVQAQINDTIIRAPFSGVVTQKYADPGSFVTPTTSASTVASGTSSSILALASTNQVNVNVAEANISQIKVGQSVKIEADAYPGKTFTGKVVQVAAQSTVTQNVTSFVVKTSVSDPQNLLRAGMSTHVDFNVGMLNNVLVIPTVAIVRQDGASGVLVFSREQGNRRRQFRPIKTGVTVDDKTVVLSGLKEGDRVLISFPQGDRPQGRTPSMLPGMGMGGGRGGGGGGAPGGSGGGRMR from the coding sequence GTGAAATACCTGATGAAGAGTGGGATACCCAAGTGGTCTGCCGGGATACTCATTTTGGCTCTGGTGCTTGGGGGTGGTTACGTAGCCTACAACCAAATCACAACAGCACAACGAAGAGAGCTTAGACGCCAGGTTCAAACTGCCACCGTGGAGCGGGAAAACTTACCTGTGACAGTTTCAGCCAATGGAACTGTGCAACCCGCTCAATTAATTAACGTCAGCCCGAAGAATTCAGGAATTCTGAAGGAACTGCTGGTCAAGGAGGGCGATCGCGTCCAGAAGGGACAAATCCTGGCATATATGGATGAGTCGGATTTGCGGGGGCAGGAGACCCAAGCCAACGGGCAGGTTGCCAATGCCAAAGCAAATTTAGACAAGGCGATCACGGGCAATCGTTCCCAGGATATTGGGCAGGCAGCCGCCCAACTGGCAAACGATCGGGCAGCGCTCCAGTCAGCCGAAGAAACCTTCCGACAAAATCAACAGTTGTTTAATGAGGGAGCACTTGCCCAGCGAGACCTGACAACTTCCCGTGCCGCGCGGGATCAGGCGGCTGCCCAGGTCGCAAAATCCCAACAAGCCCTGGATTTGCAAAGAGTAGGTTCCCGCCCAGAAGATATTGCCATTGCACGGGCGCAACTCGTCTCGGCACAGGGGCAACTGCAAACAGTTCAAGCACAAATTAATGACACCATTATTCGGGCGCCGTTTAGTGGCGTTGTGACTCAAAAATATGCAGACCCCGGCTCCTTTGTGACACCAACTACCTCCGCCAGTACGGTAGCGTCTGGGACATCCTCATCAATTCTGGCACTGGCCTCTACTAATCAGGTGAATGTGAATGTCGCTGAGGCGAATATTTCCCAGATAAAAGTTGGGCAATCGGTCAAAATTGAGGCGGATGCCTATCCTGGTAAAACGTTTACGGGTAAGGTCGTTCAGGTTGCTGCCCAGTCAACCGTGACTCAGAACGTCACCAGTTTCGTGGTCAAAACGTCGGTCTCCGATCCGCAAAATTTACTGCGGGCTGGGATGAGTACCCATGTGGACTTTAACGTAGGGATGCTCAACAACGTGCTGGTCATCCCCACAGTGGCGATCGTTCGTCAGGATGGGGCCAGTGGCGTACTGGTATTTAGCAGGGAACAGGGAAATCGCCGTCGCCAATTTCGCCCGATTAAAACCGGGGTCACGGTAGATGACAAAACGGTAGTTCTCTCTGGACTGAAGGAGGGCGATCGGGTATTGATTAGCTTCCCCCAAGGCGATCGGCCCCAGGGCAGGACTCCCTCCATGCTTCCGGGCATGGGCATGGGTGGCGGTCGCGGTGGTGGCGGCGGTGGCGCTCCCGGTGGTAGCGGTGGCGGCAGAATGCGTTAG
- a CDS encoding MBL fold metallo-hydrolase, producing the protein MSNLDPSLTNNQSESGKAEERSHSPDFVVQFWGVRGSIPAPGPETVRYGGNTSCVEIRVAGKRLIFDGGTGLRVLGKTLLNQMPIEAYLFFSHSHWDHIQGFPFFLPAFIKGNCFHIYGAIAPNGATMKQRLSDQMLHPNFPVPIQVMQSDLKFYDLFPGDVMQLDDITIETGPLNHPNTAMGYRITWQGRTVVYATDTEHFSDRLDENLLHLARDANVLIYDACYTDEEYYDPATPKVGWGHSTWQEGVKLAKAAGVKKAVIFHHDPNHTDVFLDDVEAQVQSVFPNSILAREGMILPVV; encoded by the coding sequence ATGTCAAACCTTGACCCATCTCTAACCAATAACCAGTCTGAGAGTGGAAAAGCCGAGGAGAGAAGCCACTCTCCAGATTTTGTGGTGCAGTTTTGGGGAGTACGTGGGAGCATTCCAGCCCCTGGACCAGAAACGGTTCGCTATGGAGGAAATACTTCCTGTGTAGAAATTAGGGTGGCTGGGAAACGGCTTATTTTTGATGGCGGCACAGGGTTGCGGGTGCTGGGTAAGACCTTGCTCAATCAGATGCCGATCGAGGCATACCTATTCTTTTCTCATTCCCACTGGGATCATATCCAGGGGTTTCCCTTTTTTCTGCCCGCCTTTATCAAGGGAAACTGCTTTCACATCTACGGCGCGATCGCACCGAACGGAGCCACGATGAAACAACGGCTCAGTGACCAGATGCTTCATCCCAATTTCCCGGTGCCCATCCAGGTGATGCAATCTGACCTTAAATTTTATGACCTGTTTCCAGGAGATGTGATGCAGCTTGACGACATTACCATCGAAACGGGACCCCTCAACCATCCAAATACCGCGATGGGCTATCGGATCACCTGGCAGGGTCGCACGGTTGTTTATGCAACCGATACGGAGCATTTTTCCGATCGCCTGGATGAAAATCTGCTCCACCTTGCCCGCGATGCCAACGTTCTGATCTATGACGCCTGCTATACCGACGAAGAATATTATGACCCGGCCACACCCAAAGTTGGCTGGGGTCATTCTACCTGGCAGGAGGGCGTTAAGCTAGCAAAAGCCGCAGGGGTCAAAAAAGCCGTAATCTTCCACCATGATCCCAACCATACGGATGTTTTCCTGGATGATGTAGAAGCCCAGGTTCAATCTGTTTTTCCCAACAGCATTCTGGCAAGGGAAGGGATGATTTTACCAGTGGTCTAA
- a CDS encoding VOC family protein: MQIDRIDHLVLTVADIEATCRFYSQVLGMEIVTFGEGRKALKFGQQKINLHPVEGAFEPKAFRPTVGSTDLCMIVQTNLEDVMRHLAIQGVVIIAGPVIRTGAMGEIESIYIRDPDQNLLEISTYLN, encoded by the coding sequence ATGCAAATAGACCGCATCGACCATCTTGTGCTTACGGTTGCTGATATTGAAGCGACCTGTCGGTTTTATTCGCAGGTGTTAGGAATGGAGATTGTCACCTTTGGAGAAGGGCGTAAGGCGCTTAAATTTGGACAGCAGAAGATTAACCTCCATCCCGTTGAGGGTGCATTTGAACCGAAGGCATTCAGACCAACGGTTGGTTCTACAGATCTTTGTATGATTGTGCAAACAAACCTGGAAGATGTGATGCGTCATCTTGCGATACAAGGAGTGGTAATTATCGCAGGTCCAGTCATACGGACAGGGGCAATGGGCGAGATAGAATCGATATATATCAGAGATCCAGACCAAAATTTGTTAGAAATCTCTACTTACCTAAACTGA
- the panD gene encoding aspartate 1-decarboxylase, whose product MQRTLLLAKIHNCTLTAANLNYVGSISIDETILNAAGILPYEQVQVVNVANGQRLITYAIVASAGSGAIELNGAAARLGVPGDRLIIMTYAQLTSEELKTHSPRVVLVDNQNRLIEVRQYKDLLEEVNLSNNVKP is encoded by the coding sequence ATGCAGCGGACGCTTCTTCTCGCAAAAATTCATAATTGCACGTTGACTGCTGCCAACCTGAACTATGTGGGTAGCATAAGTATTGATGAGACGATATTGAATGCAGCGGGAATACTTCCTTATGAGCAGGTACAGGTTGTTAATGTTGCTAATGGTCAACGCTTGATTACCTATGCAATTGTGGCTTCTGCTGGGTCAGGAGCAATTGAGCTAAATGGGGCGGCTGCCCGCCTGGGGGTGCCAGGCGATCGCTTAATTATCATGACCTATGCCCAACTTACATCTGAGGAACTAAAAACGCATTCTCCAAGGGTTGTCCTGGTGGATAACCAAAATCGTCTGATTGAAGTCCGACAGTACAAAGACCTGTTAGAAGAAGTGAACCTGAGCAACAATGTCAAACCTTGA
- a CDS encoding ABC transporter permease, with translation MAQFTRIRPPSVSLLEILNMSVDALWSNRLRTSLTMLGVIIGIASVITVTSVGQGVQQATQQQIQALGTNVLLVTAGVARSGGISQGGGTASTLTWQEAQAIAKQVPAAKGVTAFLQRGVQAVYEGQNTSTTLIGTDLNYPDVKNIHPQEGQFFNQDNLNSASPVAVLGSSVRDELFGPGGQAIGANIRVQSERYTVIGVMESKGSVGGQDQDDRIYVPLTNMSARIVGNNAINGIAISGFWLQASDEAQLDAAQFQVTNLLRILHNIYPPQPDDFLIDQPGGHYQCLQQHRGVIHGHGECDRGYFPDCGRNWHRQYHARFGG, from the coding sequence ATGGCACAGTTTACTCGGATTCGTCCTCCCAGCGTTTCTCTGCTCGAAATCCTCAACATGTCCGTGGACGCGCTTTGGAGTAACCGACTCCGCACCTCCCTAACGATGCTGGGCGTAATTATTGGGATTGCCTCTGTGATTACGGTTACATCGGTTGGGCAGGGCGTTCAGCAGGCAACTCAGCAGCAGATTCAGGCTTTGGGTACCAACGTTTTACTGGTAACAGCAGGGGTAGCCCGCAGCGGTGGTATCAGCCAGGGGGGCGGAACGGCTTCGACCCTGACCTGGCAAGAAGCCCAGGCGATCGCAAAACAGGTACCCGCTGCTAAGGGGGTAACCGCTTTCTTGCAGCGGGGGGTCCAGGCAGTCTACGAAGGGCAAAATACCTCCACAACCCTAATTGGTACGGATTTAAATTACCCAGATGTCAAGAATATCCACCCCCAGGAGGGACAATTCTTTAATCAGGATAATTTGAATAGTGCCAGCCCGGTTGCTGTTTTAGGCAGTAGCGTGCGGGATGAATTGTTTGGACCAGGCGGACAGGCGATCGGTGCGAATATTCGTGTCCAGAGTGAACGCTATACAGTGATTGGGGTAATGGAGTCAAAGGGTTCGGTTGGGGGGCAGGACCAGGACGATCGAATTTATGTTCCCCTAACCAACATGTCTGCCCGAATTGTTGGAAATAATGCCATCAATGGCATCGCAATTAGTGGATTTTGGTTGCAAGCCAGTGACGAAGCGCAACTGGATGCGGCTCAATTTCAAGTCACTAACCTGCTGCGGATTCTGCACAACATTTATCCACCTCAACCCGACGATTTCCTAATCGACCAACCAGGTGGACATTATCAATGCCTTCAGCAACATCGTGGGGTTATTCACGGTCATGGTGAGTGCGATCGCGGGTATTTCCCTGATTGTGGGAGGAATTGGCATCGCCAATATCATGCTCGTTTCGGTGGTTGA